AGTGCAGGTCTACTATGCCTTTGACGAAGCACTCAACGAGCTACTCGAGGAAGGTGTGACCAATCGCATCCAGCGGTACAAGAAGATGGCGACCCTGATTCGTGAGCGAATGGCCAAGTTCGGTGTGAAGGCGCTTCTCCCAGTGGACCGGCAATCGAACACCATCACGGCCTATCACCTGCCGGATGGAGTTTCTTACCAGGTGTTGCATGACCGTCTGAAGCAGCAGGGCTATGTCATTTATGCCGGGCAAGGCAACTTGGAAAACAAGATTTTTCGCGTGGCCAATATGGGGGCACTGTCCGAGGCGCAGTTTGGCGGATTTCTCGACGCCTTCGAACAGGTCTGCAAATCGGTATGAAGGCGGTCATTCTGGCAGCGGGAGTCGGAAAGCGTTTGTGGGAAGTGACTCAGCATCGTCCGAAATGCCTCATCGAGATTGGCGGCCGGTCGCTCCTGCATCGCTATCTGGAGTCATTGGTTTCCGTGGGGATTCGCCGGGTGGAGATTGTTGTCGGGTACAAGCAGGAGATGATCCGTGCGGCGGTCGAGCAGGATTGTTGCGGCGTCAACGTCACGTTTTTGGTCAATGAGCAGTTTCATCGGGGCAGTATTTCCTCACTGTGGATCGCACGAACCGCGCTCGACGACGACACCATCGTGATGGATGCCGATGTGCTGTTCCATCCAGAAATCCTACGACGACTCGTGGCGTCACCCTGTGAGAATGCGCTGTTGATGGATGAGACGGTACAGCAAACTGGAGAGGAATGCATGGTGGTCGTGGCCGGGGGCCGAGTAATTGCGCTGACGAAGAATATGCCGGAACGTTACGATTATGTCGGTGAAGGGGTTGGATTTCTTCGGGTTCGGCATGCCGACACGTCTCATGTTGTCTCGTCGCTCCGTGGCTACATCGACCGAGGCTCGTGGGACATGGAGTATGAGGACGCGCTGCGACCATATTTTCAGGACGTGCGGGTTGGCTATGAACGGATTGGGGGGCTGCCCTGGACCGAGATCGATTTCATCGAAGACGTAAGAAAAGCTGAATTGGAAGTTTTGCCAAAACTATGAGAAAGTCTTCGGTTAGTACGTTGTCCGATGAAGAGGGACCCTACGCAAGGGAACACTCATGAGCAGACATCGATGCCTGGAGAACCATGAGTAAGAGCATTCTCAAAAGGAGAGTTGAGATTCAGGGGTTGGC
This genomic window from Nitrospirota bacterium contains:
- a CDS encoding phosphocholine cytidylyltransferase family protein yields the protein MKAVILAAGVGKRLWEVTQHRPKCLIEIGGRSLLHRYLESLVSVGIRRVEIVVGYKQEMIRAAVEQDCCGVNVTFLVNEQFHRGSISSLWIARTALDDDTIVMDADVLFHPEILRRLVASPCENALLMDETVQQTGEECMVVVAGGRVIALTKNMPERYDYVGEGVGFLRVRHADTSHVVSSLRGYIDRGSWDMEYEDALRPYFQDVRVGYERIGGLPWTEIDFIEDVRKAELEVLPKL
- a CDS encoding 2-aminoethylphosphonate aminotransferase, whose protein sequence is VQVYYAFDEALNELLEEGVTNRIQRYKKMATLIRERMAKFGVKALLPVDRQSNTITAYHLPDGVSYQVLHDRLKQQGYVIYAGQGNLENKIFRVANMGALSEAQFGGFLDAFEQVCKSV